DNA sequence from the Coffea eugenioides isolate CCC68of chromosome 9, Ceug_1.0, whole genome shotgun sequence genome:
NNNNNNNNNNNNNNNNNNNNNNNNNNNNNNNNNNNNNNNNNNNNNNNNNNNNNNNNNNNNNNNNNNNNNNNNNNNNNNNNNNNNNNNNNNNNNNNNNNNNNNNNNNNNNNNNNNNNNNNNNNNNNNNNNNNNNNNNNNNNNNNNNNNNNNNNNNNNNNNNNNNNNNNNNNNNNNNNNNNNNNNNNNNNNNNNNNNNNNNNNNNNNNNNNNNNNNNNNNNNNNNNNNNNNNNNNNNNNNNNNNNNNNNNNNNNNNNNNNNNNNNNNNNNNNNNNNNNNNNNNNNNNNNNNNNNNNNNNNNNNNNNNNNNNNNNNNNNNNNNNNNNNNNNNNNNNNNNNNNNNNNNNNNNNNNNNNNNNNNNNNNNNNNNNNNNNNNNNNNNNNNNNNNNNNNNNNNNNNNNNNNNNNNNNNNNNNNNNNNNNNNNNNNNNNNNNNNNNNNNNNNNNNNNNNNNNNNNNNNNNNNNNNNNNNNNNNNNNNNNNNNNNNNNNNNNNNNNNNNNNNNNNNNNNNNNNNNNNNNNNNNNNNNNNNNNNNNNNNNNNNNNNNNNNNNNNNNNNNNNNNNNNNNNNNNNNNNNNNNNNNNNNNNNNNNNNNNNNNNNNNNNNNNNNNNNNNNNNNNNNNNNNNNNNNNNNNNNNNNNNNNNNNNNNNNNNNNNNNNNNNNNNNNNNNNNNNNNNNNNNNNNNNNNNNNNNNNNNNNNNNNNNNNNNNNNNNNNNNNNNNNNNNNNNNNNNNNNNNNNNNNNNNNNNNNNNNNNNNNNNNNNNNNNNNNNNNNNNNNNNNNNNNNNNNNNNNNNNNNNNNNNNNNNNNNNNNTAGAAGTAAATGTGGAAGGAGGCATGGATGCAAAAGTCAAGGAACATTTTATTCTGGATGGGAAGGATGAAGTCTGTAAGAATGAGGATAGCATTACAGAAATTAGAGttcaagaagagaaaaaaggcGAAATCAAAGTTAAGTGTGTGCCAGAGGATGAACAGAGTAGTGATGAGCTTCAGGTTGATGTATTGAAGGACTATCATGTTTGTGCTGAAGCACCAGAAAATATCCCTGCCGGAGATGTTTGTATGGTTGAGGTTGCACACACTGGGAAAGGATTTGTTGAAGAGAAGCAGTCTAAGCAAGAAGCAGGTGAAAGTGAAGGCTTGGAGAAGAGCATTGACGAAGGGGACTTGACTGATTGTCCCTCGTTAATGTAAGTCTCTTCCCTGTAGCGTTCTTTCGTCTGCTTGCTCTGGACATATGAGCTTCTGGAAAAATGGTTGTAAATAATCCTTGACTGTTTTTGTTCAAAGGACTGACGTGT
Encoded proteins:
- the LOC113783719 gene encoding uncharacterized protein LOC113783719 isoform X4; this translates as MDAKVKEHFILDGKDEVCKNEDSITEIRVQEEKKGEIKVKCVPEDEQSSDELQVDVLKDYHVCAEAPENIPAGDVCMVEVAHTGKGFVEEKQSKQEAGESEGLEKSIDEGDLTDCPSLIIELEEGSNCQQY